A single window of Granulicella mallensis MP5ACTX8 DNA harbors:
- a CDS encoding DUF5615 family PIN-like protein, translated as MKVLLDEDPPHKLRQNLPGHDVSTVSYMGWSGLKNGELLRTAEAADFEVFLTGDQKLSYQQNLKERLIGIVTLSAQEWPIIKSHLPAIAAAVDAALPGSFQSVECGSFRR; from the coding sequence ATGAAGGTTCTTCTGGATGAGGACCCGCCTCATAAGCTGCGACAGAATCTACCAGGGCACGACGTAAGCACCGTGAGTTATATGGGTTGGAGCGGGCTTAAAAATGGAGAGCTTCTGAGGACTGCGGAGGCAGCGGATTTTGAGGTCTTTCTTACAGGGGACCAGAAGCTCAGTTATCAGCAGAATCTGAAGGAACGTTTGATTGGCATTGTGACGCTTTCCGCGCAGGAATGGCCGATCATCAAGAGCCACTTGCCGGCAATTGCGGCAGCAGTTGATGCCGCTCTCCCTGGATCATTTCAATCTGTTGAGTGTGGATCATTTCGCAGGTAA
- a CDS encoding TlpA disulfide reductase family protein: MRSSASLLLIAIALGSVRVHGQTTSKPYGCEAPEVRAALDTTLSQDELVKLTITQRVARRQQVLDALLAKYPHEYLLYREQLYAIAGTGDWEAPLAALRERWVSDAKSHPDDPMALMLAGKVLADKDPLEAIRLLNAAQVKAPKFPWPSFELSNIYWRGKYADDTKLKENLERFYALCPSWVEATYFGNQIEGVKLRKDLPLLAKTSVAMRAELAKQTDPKRLEDYEILWQREFLTRPPSEHEAERAQIRQDLDRLQKLVPHGDAHWRLFLISGYQLAGASNEELARMQSQAAKDFPHEAPAERLAKERWDKEHPLPDGQKDADAWKAYEAAKVEKEKTDFQDFPDDPFLQRTEFFFTVQDDEYVSEADGLAAVDRYQKSIDEYGGYGILSAGPADLAKFLLKHGWQPERALELLKKTSTFKDGGHTKETWSSSLDADTVKRFHRQMVSMDLENLGLILKAAMLAGKPEEAMQFRAAIEEPPPENKKDLGQYWTNRARFATLDHHPEDALVYYRTALDSRTQTPTYSHGILRDDLTAEFHTLWTRQGGTETAWALWNPAAPVADADATQRDGASAAGKPAATPKGVAATQEGEWEKVGKEMPSFELSDFSGKKWRQGDLAGKVVVVVSWATWCGPCHLQDALLQKFYDKVKDRKDLTIVSFNVDENPGQVLPFMQKQGYTFPVLAAFSYEEAQSYVPRTWIIDKQGHWRWVKNGYDESKTYAEFEKGLLGQIEKAEAGQ, translated from the coding sequence ATGCGCAGTTCCGCGTCCCTTCTTCTCATTGCTATCGCGCTTGGATCGGTCAGAGTGCATGGTCAAACGACATCCAAACCATACGGTTGCGAAGCTCCTGAAGTAAGGGCGGCGCTCGACACCACGCTTTCCCAGGATGAACTCGTCAAGCTTACGATCACGCAGCGGGTTGCACGCAGACAGCAGGTGCTCGATGCGCTGCTTGCGAAGTATCCGCATGAGTATCTGCTCTATCGCGAGCAACTCTATGCGATAGCAGGCACAGGCGATTGGGAAGCGCCTCTCGCGGCTTTACGTGAGCGCTGGGTGAGCGATGCGAAGTCGCATCCCGATGATCCGATGGCTTTGATGCTGGCCGGGAAGGTGCTGGCAGATAAGGATCCTCTGGAGGCTATCCGGTTACTGAACGCAGCGCAGGTGAAAGCACCAAAGTTTCCATGGCCTTCGTTTGAACTCTCGAACATCTACTGGCGGGGAAAGTATGCCGATGACACAAAGCTGAAGGAGAACCTCGAGAGGTTCTACGCGTTGTGTCCCTCCTGGGTAGAGGCGACCTATTTCGGAAACCAGATCGAGGGGGTCAAGCTGCGCAAAGACCTGCCGCTGCTGGCAAAGACTAGCGTTGCGATGCGTGCGGAGCTGGCGAAGCAGACCGATCCGAAGCGGCTCGAAGACTACGAAATCCTGTGGCAGCGCGAGTTCCTCACGCGGCCTCCGAGCGAGCATGAGGCGGAGCGTGCACAGATTCGGCAGGACCTGGATCGGCTCCAGAAGCTTGTGCCGCATGGGGACGCGCACTGGAGACTCTTCCTGATCTCTGGCTATCAGTTAGCCGGGGCCTCGAATGAGGAGTTGGCGCGCATGCAGAGCCAGGCGGCGAAGGACTTTCCCCACGAGGCGCCGGCCGAGCGGCTGGCGAAGGAGCGTTGGGACAAAGAGCACCCGCTTCCGGATGGGCAGAAGGATGCGGACGCGTGGAAGGCCTACGAAGCCGCGAAGGTTGAAAAGGAGAAGACGGACTTTCAGGATTTTCCGGACGACCCCTTCCTGCAGCGCACGGAGTTTTTCTTCACGGTGCAGGATGATGAATACGTTTCGGAGGCCGATGGGCTGGCGGCGGTCGACCGGTATCAGAAGTCCATTGACGAGTACGGCGGATACGGCATCCTGTCGGCTGGGCCTGCCGACCTGGCGAAGTTCCTGCTGAAGCATGGCTGGCAGCCTGAGCGTGCGCTGGAGCTGCTGAAGAAGACCTCGACCTTCAAGGACGGAGGCCACACGAAGGAGACGTGGAGTAGCTCTCTGGATGCGGATACCGTTAAGCGTTTTCACCGCCAGATGGTATCGATGGATCTCGAGAATCTCGGTCTGATTCTCAAGGCGGCCATGCTGGCCGGGAAGCCGGAAGAGGCTATGCAGTTCCGTGCGGCGATCGAGGAGCCGCCGCCGGAGAACAAAAAAGACCTGGGGCAGTACTGGACCAATCGAGCGCGTTTTGCCACGCTCGACCATCACCCTGAAGATGCGCTGGTGTATTACCGGACTGCACTGGATAGTCGCACGCAGACACCAACGTACTCGCATGGCATCCTGCGCGACGATCTGACCGCAGAATTTCATACGCTGTGGACTAGGCAGGGAGGCACGGAGACAGCTTGGGCCTTGTGGAATCCTGCGGCGCCTGTAGCTGACGCGGACGCTACGCAGCGGGATGGAGCTTCGGCCGCGGGCAAACCCGCTGCCACACCGAAGGGAGTGGCGGCTACGCAGGAGGGTGAGTGGGAAAAGGTTGGGAAGGAGATGCCTTCCTTCGAGTTGTCGGATTTCTCGGGCAAGAAGTGGAGACAAGGGGATCTTGCGGGCAAGGTTGTGGTGGTCGTTTCATGGGCGACTTGGTGCGGACCGTGCCACCTGCAGGACGCTCTGCTGCAAAAGTTCTATGACAAGGTGAAGGACCGCAAAGACCTCACTATCGTGAGCTTCAACGTCGACGAGAATCCGGGGCAGGTACTGCCGTTCATGCAAAAGCAGGGATATACCTTCCCGGTTCTGGCCGCGTTCTCCTATGAGGAGGCCCAGAGTTATGTGCCACGCACATGGATCATCGATAAGCAGGGCCACTGGCGCTGGGTGAAAAACGGATACGACGAATCGAAGACCTACGCGGAGTTCGAGAAGGGCCTGCTCGGACAGATTGAGAAGGCGGAAGCGGGACAATAG
- a CDS encoding TIGR03435 family protein, translating into MIGKLCIAATLCAGMATAQSNQVAPPAKPLAFEVVSIRQNIAGGNVEKFGATPDGFRMVNMTLGRVILTAYVPQTGAAFYWEAVGSPDWMGRDRYDIEAKVAQDDLAEWQKPASQEKMLRAMLQSLLAERCKLVVHRALKDSKVYYLEIGKGGPKFGPKFKEAKEDEPDPAGQPKQFPSGGLVVPEGEELHFYRAPLTLLATFLTNRNMGGPEIQDRTGLTGRYDMVVEWGAWTGAADNTADLGPSMFSAVAPLGLKLELAKGQTETLILDHVERPSGN; encoded by the coding sequence ATGATCGGCAAGCTGTGTATCGCCGCAACACTCTGCGCAGGTATGGCGACTGCGCAATCAAATCAAGTAGCCCCACCCGCCAAACCGCTGGCGTTTGAGGTTGTGTCCATCCGGCAGAATATAGCGGGTGGTAACGTCGAAAAGTTTGGGGCGACGCCGGATGGGTTTCGCATGGTGAACATGACGTTGGGCCGGGTGATTCTGACGGCGTATGTGCCGCAAACCGGGGCGGCGTTTTATTGGGAAGCCGTAGGGTCTCCGGACTGGATGGGCAGAGATCGATACGACATTGAGGCGAAGGTGGCGCAGGACGATCTTGCGGAGTGGCAGAAGCCCGCATCGCAGGAGAAGATGCTGCGCGCGATGCTGCAGTCGCTTCTCGCGGAGCGGTGCAAGCTGGTGGTCCATCGCGCACTGAAGGACTCGAAGGTGTATTACCTCGAAATCGGAAAAGGCGGACCGAAGTTTGGGCCGAAGTTCAAGGAGGCGAAGGAGGACGAGCCGGACCCGGCTGGGCAGCCGAAGCAGTTTCCGAGCGGGGGCCTCGTGGTTCCGGAGGGCGAGGAGTTGCACTTCTATCGTGCTCCGCTGACGCTTCTGGCGACGTTCCTGACGAACCGAAACATGGGCGGCCCAGAGATTCAGGACAGAACAGGGCTGACGGGCCGGTACGACATGGTGGTGGAGTGGGGAGCGTGGACGGGCGCGGCCGATAATACCGCCGATCTGGGGCCGTCGATGTTCTCTGCGGTGGCGCCGCTTGGGCTCAAGCTGGAGCTGGCGAAGGGGCAGACAGAAACTCTGATTCTCGACCACGTGGAGCGGCCTTCGGGGAACTAA